A genomic stretch from Prionailurus bengalensis isolate Pbe53 chromosome E2, Fcat_Pben_1.1_paternal_pri, whole genome shotgun sequence includes:
- the PLEKHG4 gene encoding puratrophin-1: protein MEGPLEVGDKSPDSQGHATDSRFAVCSFRDAWDEEEPVPRVQVKDPNPPRSPAGTAQGEGLLGSSVPGDLQSPLGPMAADGPGEGQGDTLGGSSVQLEEPTPSRVESLPCPVSSHLSLAQGKSDSRGGDLARDQVPDRLVPAGLGPEGLDSDPVDLGGPLSETSSELLEPDPSGSCLPKPANYLLAQDLSWELLASGMATLPGTRDVEGRAVLLLCAHSPAWLYPKCSSHELIRLLLYLRSIPRPEVQALGLTVLVDARVCSPSSSLFWGLSQLQEAAPGSVYQVLLVGKMPEEVPSRLQLQQLPSHQSLLTYISTSRLPASMGGGLPYCHQTWLDFRMRLEALLQSFQVVCALLQEAIESMKAVPQPMESGEVGRLLQQTQVLMQHVLDSPWLAWLQFQGGLELAWLKQEVPEVTLSPDYRPAVDEVDELYGRVDGLLHQLTLQSNRRVQALELVQTLEAQEGRLHQIEVWLQQVGWPALEELREPSLDMLLQAQGPFQELDQVAQEQVQRGERFLQPLAGWEAAELGAAGACFLALQAQLTDFSRALAQRRQRLADAQRLLHFFKQASTWAEEGQRVLAELEQERPGVVLERLQLHWTKHPDLPPAHFRKMWALATGLGSEGIRQECRWAWARCQDTWLALDQKLEAALKPPLTTTTTGSTASLCVSRFPAASATPPLRKAYSLDQNLGQSLREPAHHCHHAAIVAASHGPDAEGGAQPGSSPTMLPPGSSDPRTPNRLQLVLAEMVATEREYVRALDYTVENYFPELDRPDVPQGLRGQRAHLFGNLEKLRDFHCHFFLRELEACTQHPSRVAYAFLRHRLQFGMYALYSKNKPRSDALMTSFGHSFFKDKQQALGDHLDLASYLLKPIQRMSKYALLLQELARACGGAVQELSALRAAQSLVRFQLRHGNDLLAMDAIQGCDVNLKEQGQLVRQDEFMVRAGRRKSLRRVFLFEELLLFSKPRRGPTGIDTYAYKRSFKTADLGLTECCGDNNLRFEIWFRRRKARDTFVLQAASLATKQAWTADISRLLWRQAIYNKEVRMAEMVSMGVGNKALQDIDPSEEAINDRTVSYILKCREVRSRASVAVAPFDYESPYLGALSSLPGDPASCSMLGSLNLHLYRDPALLGLRWPLYSTSFPEEAALEAEAELGSQLSLTPEDSEVSSQCQSASGSSGSDSSYMSGRALGRGLEDLSYV from the exons ATGGAAGGGCCCTTGGAAGTTGGGGATAAGTCCCCAGACTCCCAGGGACACGCCACTGACTCGAGGTTTGCTGTGTGCagtttcagggatgcctgggatGAGGAGGAACCTGTTCCCCGCGTGCAGGTTAAGGACCCTAATCCTCCAAGATCACCAGCAGGGACAGCCCAGGGAGAAGGGCTTCTTGGCAGCTCCGTGCCTGGGGATCTTCAGTCACCCCTAGGACCGATGGCTGCAGATGGgccgggggaagggcagggggacaCATTAGGAGGTTCCTCAGTTCAGTTAGAGGAACCCACCCCATCTAGAGTGGAGAGCCTCCCATGTCCAGTGTCCTCCCACCTCAGTCTCGCACAGGGCAAGAGTGATAGTCGAGGGGGAGACTTGGCAAGAGACCAAGTTCCAGACAGGTTAGTGCCAGCTGGCTTGGGTCCTGAGGGGTTGGACAGCGATCCTGTGGACCTTGGAGGCCCTTTATCTGAGACATCTTCAGAACTACTGGAGCCAG ACCCCAGTGGATCTTGCCTCCCTAAGCCTGCTAATTACCTCCTGGCCCAAGACCTCTCCTGGGAGCTGCTGGCCAGTGGCATGGCTACCTTACCAG GGACTCGGGATGTAGAAGGCCGGGCAGTGCTGCTTCTGTGTGCCCATAGCCCAGCCTGGCTCTACCCCAAGTGCAGTAGCCATGAACTTATCCGCCTCCTGCTCTACCTGCGAAGCATTCCCAG GCCTGAAGTACAGGCCCTGGGATTGACCGTGCTGGTGGATGCCCGAGTTTGTTCCCCAAGTTCTTCTCTCTTCTGGGGGCTCAGCCAACTACAA GAAGCAGCCCCAGGGTCAGTATACCAggtgctgctggtgggaaagaTGCCAGAGGAGGTGCCTTCCAGGCTGCAG CTGCAGCAGCTGCCCTCTCATCAGAGCCTGCTGACCTACATCTCCACTTCTCGGTTGCCAGCTTCAATGGGAGGAGGCCTGCCTTACTGCCACCAGACCTGGCTGGACTTCCGGATG CGTCTGGAAGCCCTACTGCAAAGCTTCCAGGTGGTTTGTGCCTTGCTCCAGGAGGCCATTGAGAGCATGAAGGCTGTGCCCCAGCCCATGGAGTCTGGG GAAGTTGGTCGGCTGCTCCAGCAGACACAAGTCCTGATGCAGCACGTGCTAGACTCACCCTGGCTAGCATGGCTACAGTTCCAGGGGGGGTTGGAGCTGGCATGGTTGAAGCAAGAGGTCCCAGAGGTGACCCTGAGCCCAGACTACAG GCCAGCAGTGGATGAAGTTGATGAGCTCTATGGCCGTGTAGATGGACTGCTGCACCAACTGACCCTGCAGAGCAACCGGCGAGTACAGGCACTAGAGTTGGTCCAGACTCTGGAGGCCCAGGAGGGCAGGCTGCACCAG ATTGAAGTATGGCTACAGCAGGTGGGCTGGCCAGCACTTGAGGAGCTAAGGGAGCCCTCACTGGACATGCTGCTCCAGGCCCAAGGCCCTTTTCAGGAGCTGGACCAGGTTGCTCAG GAGCAGGTCCAGCGAGGGGAGAGGTTTCTGCAGCCACTGGCTGGCTGGGAGGCTGCTGAGCTGGGCGCTGCTGGGGCCTGCTTTCTGGCCCTGCAAGCCCAGCTGACTGACTTCTCCAGGGCTTTGGCCCAGCGGCGGCAGCGGCTGGCAGATGCTCAGAGGCTGTTGCATTTTTTCAAGCAG GCCTCGACAtgggctgaggaggggcagagggtgttGGCAGAGCTGGAGCAGGAACGCCCAGGGGTCGTGCTGGAACGGCTGCAGCTGCATTGGACCAAGCACCCTGACTTGCCTCCTGCCCACTTCCGAAAGATGTGGGCTCTGGCCACAGGGTTGGGCTCCGAGGGCATTCGCCAGGAGTGCCGCTGGGCCTGGGCACGATgccaggacacctggctggcacTGGACCAGAAGCTAGAGGCTGCACTGAAGCCACCACTGACGACGACCACAACGGGCAGCACAGCTAGCCTGTGTGTCAGCCGTTTCCCTGCTGCATCTGCCACCCCTCCCCTGAGGAAGGCATATAGCCTCGATCAGAATCTGGGGCAGAGTCTCAGAGAGCCTGCCCACCACTGCCACCATGCGGCTATTGTGGCTGCTTCCCACGGACCAGACGCTGAAGGTGGTGCCCAGCCAGGGTCATCCCCTACCATGCTTCCGCCAGGCAGTTCTGACCCCAGGACCCCCAACAG GCTCCAGCTGGTATTGGCAGAGATGGTGGCTACGGAGCGGGAGTATGTCCGAGCTCTTGATTACACCGTGGAGAACTACTTCCCTGAGCTGGATCGCCCCGATGTGCCCCAGGGCCTCCGTGGCCAGCGTGCCCACCTCTTTGGCAACCTGGAGAAGCTGCGGGACTTCcattgtcatttcttcctgcgtGAGCTGGAGGCTTGTACCCAGCACCCATCCCGGGTAGCCTATGCGTTCCTGCGCCAT AGATTGCAGTTTGGGATGTACGCACTCTACAGCAAGAATAAACCTCGCTCTGATGCCCTGATGACTAGCTTCGGTCATTCCTTCTTCAAG GACAAGCAGCAAGCACTGGGGGACCACCTGGACTTGGCCTCCTACCTGCTGAAGCCCATCCAGCGTATGAGCAAGTATGCATTGCTGCTGCAGGAACTGGCAAGGGCCTGTGGGGGTGCTGTGCAGGAGCTGAGTGCCCTGCGGGCTGCCCAGAGCCTTGTGCGCTTCCAGTTGCGACATGGCAATGACCTGCTAGCTATGGACGCCATCCAGGGCTGTGAT GTTAACCTGAAGGAACAGGGTCAGCTGGTGCGACAGGATGAGTTCATGGTACGTGCTGGGCGCCGTAAGTCCTTGCGCCGTGTTTTCCTCTTTGAGGAGCTACTGCTCTTCAGCAAGCCTCGCCGAGGACCCACGGGCATTGACACATATGCCTACAAGCGTTCCTTCAAG ACGGCAGACTTGGGCCTCACTGAGTGCTGTGGGGATAACAACCTGCGGTTTGAGATCTGGTTCCGCCGTCGCAAGGCCAGGGACACCTTTGTGCTGCAGGCTGCCAGCTTGGCCACCAAGCAGGCTTGGACAGCTGACATTTCACGTCTGCTCTGGAGGCAGGCCATCTACAACAAGG AGGTTCGCATGGCTGAGATGGTGTCCATGGGTGTGGGGAACAAGGCCTTGCAGGACATCGACCCCAGCGAGGAAGCTATCAACGACCGCACTGTCAGCTACATCCTGAAGTGCCGAG AAGTTCGCTCTCGGGCCTCTGTTGCTGTGGCCCCGTTTGACTATGAGAGCCCCTATCTGGGGGCCTTGAGCTCCCTTCCTGGAGACCCTGCCTCTTGCTCTATGCTGGGGTCCCTCAACCTGCATCTGTACAGAGACCCGGCTCTTCTGGGACTCCGCTGGCCCCTGTATTCTACCAGCTTCCCAGAAGAAGCAGCACTGGAGGCTGAAGCGGAGCTGGGCAGCCAGCTGTCTTTGA ctcctgaaGACTCAGAGGTGTCATCCCAGTGCCAATCAGCCAGTGGATCCAGTGGCTCTGACAGCAGCTATATGTCAGGGCGGGCCCTGGGCAGAGGTCTTGAGGACTTGTCCTAT GTCTGA